One stretch of Pedobacter riviphilus DNA includes these proteins:
- a CDS encoding non-canonical purine NTP diphosphatase yields MKKLVFATNNQHKTEEIRAALKGKYEVLNLEDIGCLVDIPETADTFEGNATLKSSYVVEHFNLDCFADDSGLEVEALNNEPGVYSARYSGSRDSLENIQMVLARLEGNPNRKARFKTVISLMQEGKNHIFEGIIEGTIRAGLSGSKGFGYDPIFQPDGYDITFAEMDMAEKNKISHRAIALKKMLAFLKGI; encoded by the coding sequence ATGAAAAAACTTGTATTTGCTACTAATAATCAACATAAAACTGAAGAAATACGCGCTGCACTTAAAGGTAAATACGAAGTGCTAAATCTGGAAGATATTGGTTGTTTGGTTGATATCCCTGAAACTGCTGATACCTTTGAAGGCAATGCAACTTTAAAAAGCAGCTACGTGGTTGAACATTTTAATTTAGATTGTTTTGCAGATGATAGCGGTTTGGAGGTTGAGGCTTTAAATAACGAACCTGGCGTTTACTCCGCCCGATATTCTGGCAGCCGGGATAGTTTAGAAAATATTCAAATGGTTTTGGCTAGGCTTGAAGGGAACCCCAATAGAAAAGCTAGGTTTAAAACGGTGATCTCTTTAATGCAAGAGGGTAAAAACCATATTTTTGAAGGTATAATAGAAGGAACCATCAGAGCAGGCTTATCAGGTTCGAAAGGTTTCGGTTATGATCCTATTTTCCAGCCAGATGGTTATGATATTACTTTTGCTGAAATGGACATGGCCGAGAAGAATAAAATCAGCCATCGGGCCATTGCACTAAAAAAGATGTTGGCGTTTTTGAAGGGTATTTGA
- a CDS encoding OstA-like protein gives MQKLFILTFLVFSPIILFAQKQGSKIKVISFAKVFVITKDNKTLLKNPIFQQDNATLTCDSAVFYSERNYFEAFKNVHINQLTTDIYSDQLEYDGNKKHAHLTGNVKMIDPTSILTTNILDYNTLSKIGTYTSGGKIVNKEVTLTSKNGYYFSNSNDAYFKYDVVVVTPQSTIKSDTMSYNTQSKWTFFYGPTNIKGKDDNLYTENGQYNTMTEDAFFGKKNLYTQGTRSLKGDSLYYYGKKGIGKAVKNIVFSDTKDKMKMFGDLGYYYKLDQRTLVTRNAYLGIGTEDSVMVKNKKRPDSLWLGADTLETQMVLQKTLKLIPKISIKADNQVGEDDEDGGKKEKGEPKYKPEAESAQKEDRNKRNARNNKADKKKKNKGDAETENQLNLKDKSIDSLKSKVDSLGKGLPKLNLDSLQKGNLLKGKADSIIKNLPKLKTDSLKKLANKTSSIIKDASKTKIDSLQKKITKSGVKDSLTKVLGNLKPGVLKTDTAKFNPADTVQTRIIKAYHGVKIFKTNIQAKTDSLFYTSADSTLRCYSNPIIWSEGSQQVGDTIFVQFKNKKLNNLQAFRNAFLVNTPKDSLRFNQIKGRLMTGFFTNGKFKNLYVDGNAESIYYTQDDSTKVYKEMNQTLSSRIKFIFKDKENAIEEIVYIKGIEGALNPENTIAKDHVLKGFSWKPTERPKSKKDAIGSSGKPKAKVKTVVGKTVTGAKTTAPANKPSTTATAVKPKITLGKDSLNLDKKMPQAKPADTTNFGIKPILPKKDSVQVKKDAVQVKKTGGKM, from the coding sequence GTGCAAAAATTATTTATTCTTACTTTCTTAGTTTTTTCCCCCATAATTCTTTTCGCCCAAAAGCAAGGGAGTAAAATTAAAGTCATTTCATTTGCAAAAGTTTTTGTTATAACTAAAGATAATAAGACTCTTCTAAAAAACCCAATTTTCCAGCAAGACAATGCCACTTTAACTTGCGACAGCGCCGTATTTTATAGCGAACGGAACTATTTTGAAGCTTTTAAAAACGTTCATATCAACCAGCTTACCACCGATATTTATTCAGATCAACTGGAGTACGATGGCAATAAAAAACATGCGCATTTAACCGGAAATGTGAAGATGATCGATCCAACATCGATTTTAACGACTAATATTTTAGATTATAATACCTTAAGTAAGATAGGAACTTATACCAGCGGTGGCAAAATTGTAAACAAGGAAGTAACGCTGACCAGCAAAAATGGCTATTATTTCAGCAACTCGAATGATGCCTATTTTAAATATGATGTAGTTGTAGTTACGCCACAGTCGACGATAAAGTCGGATACCATGAGCTACAACACGCAAAGTAAATGGACTTTCTTTTACGGACCAACCAATATCAAAGGAAAAGACGATAATCTTTACACCGAAAATGGCCAGTATAATACCATGACAGAAGATGCCTTTTTTGGGAAGAAAAACCTTTATACCCAAGGCACCAGATCTTTAAAAGGTGATAGTTTATATTATTACGGCAAGAAAGGCATTGGCAAGGCTGTAAAAAACATTGTTTTCTCTGATACGAAGGATAAAATGAAAATGTTCGGCGATTTAGGTTATTACTACAAACTAGATCAGCGGACGTTGGTTACCAGAAATGCCTATTTAGGAATAGGCACCGAAGATTCGGTAATGGTGAAGAATAAAAAAAGACCTGATAGTTTGTGGTTGGGTGCTGACACCTTAGAAACCCAAATGGTACTGCAAAAAACCTTAAAGTTAATACCTAAAATTTCCATTAAAGCCGACAATCAGGTTGGTGAAGATGATGAAGATGGTGGAAAAAAAGAAAAAGGGGAGCCAAAATATAAACCTGAAGCTGAATCAGCCCAAAAAGAAGACAGAAATAAGCGCAATGCTAGAAATAACAAGGCCGACAAAAAGAAAAAGAACAAAGGCGATGCCGAAACAGAAAACCAGCTTAACCTGAAAGATAAAAGCATTGATAGCTTAAAATCGAAAGTAGACTCACTTGGCAAGGGGCTTCCTAAGCTTAATTTGGATAGTTTACAAAAGGGCAACCTTTTAAAGGGAAAAGCCGACTCTATTATCAAAAACCTACCTAAACTTAAAACAGATAGCCTAAAAAAGTTAGCTAACAAAACCAGTTCTATTATAAAGGATGCATCGAAAACCAAAATTGATAGTTTACAAAAAAAGATAACAAAATCTGGCGTTAAAGATAGCTTAACAAAAGTTTTAGGAAACTTAAAACCCGGAGTATTAAAGACTGATACTGCCAAATTTAACCCGGCTGATACTGTTCAAACGCGTATCATTAAAGCTTACCACGGTGTTAAAATTTTTAAAACGAATATACAGGCCAAAACCGACAGTCTGTTTTATACCAGTGCCGATTCTACTTTACGTTGTTACAGCAACCCGATCATCTGGTCAGAAGGCTCTCAACAGGTTGGCGACACGATATTTGTTCAGTTTAAGAATAAAAAATTAAATAATCTACAGGCATTTAGGAATGCATTTTTAGTAAATACGCCAAAAGATTCATTAAGGTTTAACCAGATAAAAGGAAGGTTAATGACGGGTTTCTTTACCAACGGAAAATTCAAGAACCTATATGTAGATGGCAATGCCGAAAGCATTTATTATACCCAGGATGACAGCACAAAGGTGTACAAGGAAATGAACCAAACCTTAAGCAGCAGGATAAAGTTCATTTTTAAGGATAAGGAAAATGCCATCGAGGAAATTGTTTATATCAAGGGAATAGAAGGGGCTTTGAACCCCGAAAATACGATTGCAAAAGATCATGTATTAAAAGGATTTTCGTGGAAACCTACTGAACGCCCAAAATCAAAAAAAGATGCAATAGGCTCTTCGGGCAAACCTAAAGCCAAGGTCAAAACGGTTGTGGGTAAAACTGTAACTGGTGCCAAAACCACAGCGCCGGCAAATAAACCGTCAACAACGGCAACTGCAGTTAAACCGAAAATCACATTGGGAAAAGACAGTTTGAACCTGGATAAGAAGATGCCTCAAGCTAAACCGGCAGATACCACTAACTTTGGCATTAAACCCATCCTACCGAAAAAAGACTCAGTACAGGTGAAAAAAGATGCTGTTCAGGTGAAAAAGACGGGCGGTAAAATGTAG
- a CDS encoding TIGR04149 family rSAM-modified RiPP, whose translation MKKLTLKSNAFSHGEVLTRAEMKKVKGGLYKCWCTGSPGSYLYANNSEDAQNLGSVMCGTEVTYECENQTV comes from the coding sequence ATGAAAAAATTAACATTAAAATCAAATGCTTTTAGCCACGGTGAAGTATTAACAAGAGCAGAAATGAAAAAAGTTAAAGGTGGTCTTTACAAATGTTGGTGTACAGGCTCACCAGGAAGTTATTTGTACGCTAATAACTCTGAGGATGCACAGAATTTAGGTTCGGTAATGTGTGGCACCGAGGTGACCTATGAATGCGAGAACCAAACTGTATAA
- the tilS gene encoding tRNA lysidine(34) synthetase TilS, which produces MLPVKQFQDFIEQQQLFVRANKILLAVSGGKDSVLMLHLFKAIGIDVGVAHCNFNLRADEAQRDESFVALLAKNLGLPFYVTHFDTKKYAAENKISTQMAARDLRYNWFEEIRCKEGYDYIALAQHQNDAVETILINLTRGTGISGLHGILPKRDLLIRPLLFLNRQQIDEIVRINNINFVEDSSNASTNYTRNKIRLQVVPHLQEINPNLEKTFAENIVRFAELEVFLNIQVQKLSNKILNKRNDGIYIPLEEVSKLNPQKLLLYELLKPFNFGENVVQEILDSLKALSGTHFFSATHQAIINRSDLVIVEKNTSVTANQFIHPTTENIVFANDEISLRFTDEVKFEINSNKAFVNADKLIFPLILRNWQNGDKFIPLGMRNPKKVSDYFIDEKVPLHLKSVTPILVNGNGEIVWIAGMRQDNRYKLTTATKKVAIFELKIK; this is translated from the coding sequence ATGTTACCCGTAAAACAATTTCAGGATTTTATTGAACAGCAACAGCTGTTTGTTCGGGCTAACAAGATTCTTTTGGCCGTAAGTGGTGGAAAAGATTCGGTATTAATGTTGCATCTGTTTAAAGCAATAGGCATTGATGTTGGTGTGGCCCATTGTAATTTTAATTTAAGAGCCGATGAAGCACAACGTGATGAAAGTTTTGTAGCACTATTGGCCAAAAATTTAGGATTACCTTTTTATGTAACGCATTTTGACACCAAAAAATATGCCGCCGAAAATAAAATTTCTACCCAGATGGCCGCACGCGATCTGCGCTATAACTGGTTTGAAGAAATTAGGTGTAAAGAAGGATACGATTATATTGCACTGGCCCAACACCAGAACGATGCGGTAGAAACCATACTCATTAACCTTACCCGTGGTACAGGCATTAGTGGACTGCATGGTATTTTACCTAAACGTGATTTACTGATTAGACCCTTACTCTTTTTAAACCGGCAGCAGATTGATGAAATAGTAAGGATTAATAATATCAATTTTGTAGAAGATAGCTCGAACGCAAGCACGAATTATACACGGAATAAAATCAGACTGCAGGTAGTTCCGCATTTGCAGGAAATTAATCCTAATCTCGAAAAAACATTTGCCGAAAATATCGTACGCTTTGCTGAGTTGGAGGTTTTTTTAAATATCCAGGTTCAGAAACTTTCAAATAAAATCCTAAATAAAAGGAATGATGGCATTTATATCCCTTTGGAAGAAGTTTCGAAATTAAACCCACAAAAGCTCTTGCTTTACGAGTTACTTAAGCCTTTTAATTTTGGCGAAAATGTAGTGCAGGAAATTTTAGATAGTTTAAAGGCTTTAAGTGGTACACATTTTTTTAGTGCCACACATCAGGCCATTATCAATAGAAGTGATCTGGTTATTGTTGAAAAAAACACATCAGTTACCGCTAACCAGTTTATCCATCCAACAACAGAAAACATTGTTTTTGCCAATGATGAAATTTCGCTGAGGTTTACAGATGAAGTGAAATTCGAAATTAATTCGAATAAAGCATTTGTAAATGCTGATAAATTAATTTTCCCTTTGATATTGAGGAATTGGCAAAATGGAGATAAATTTATTCCATTGGGCATGCGTAATCCCAAAAAAGTAAGCGATTATTTTATCGACGAGAAAGTTCCCCTACATTTGAAAAGCGTTACACCGATTTTGGTTAACGGCAATGGCGAAATTGTTTGGATTGCTGGTATGCGACAGGATAACCGATATAAATTAACTACAGCAACAAAAAAAGTTGCTATATTCGAACTCAAAATTAAATAA
- the bshA gene encoding N-acetyl-alpha-D-glucosaminyl L-malate synthase BshA translates to MKIGIVCYPTFGGSGVVATELGKALANEGHQVHFITYSQPARLDFFSANLFYHEVSVRDYPLFDYAPYESALASKLVDVVRFEQLDVLHVHYAIPHASAAFMAKQILASYGIHIPVVTTLHGTDITLVGKDPTYKPVVTFSINQSDGVTTVSEDLKEDTYNHFEITKEIKVIPNFIDFSRFSLQAKGHFKKAIAPNNERILIHTSNFRKVKRTADVIRIFEKVQAVIPSKLLMVGDGPERAYDEQLCRSLNICENVRFLGKQDAVEEILSVSDLFLMPSESESFGLAALEAMACKVPAITTNAGGLPELNVDGFCGYMSNVGDVDAMAAHAIEILKDDETLNRFKENAFARAQDFDLKKILPIYVSYYKEVIENSLQAKY, encoded by the coding sequence ATGAAGATAGGAATTGTTTGCTACCCCACTTTTGGCGGTAGTGGAGTAGTTGCAACAGAACTTGGTAAAGCACTTGCTAACGAGGGTCATCAGGTTCACTTTATTACTTATAGTCAGCCCGCAAGGCTCGATTTCTTTTCTGCCAACCTGTTTTATCACGAGGTTTCGGTAAGAGATTATCCACTTTTTGATTATGCGCCTTACGAATCGGCTCTGGCCAGCAAACTGGTAGATGTTGTCCGTTTTGAACAATTGGATGTATTACACGTTCATTATGCCATTCCACATGCTTCTGCTGCTTTTATGGCGAAGCAGATTTTGGCAAGTTATGGCATTCATATTCCGGTGGTAACTACTTTGCACGGTACCGATATTACTTTGGTGGGTAAAGATCCAACCTACAAACCTGTGGTTACCTTTTCTATTAATCAAAGCGATGGTGTAACTACGGTGTCGGAAGATTTAAAAGAAGATACTTATAATCACTTCGAGATTACGAAAGAAATTAAGGTAATCCCAAATTTTATAGATTTTTCGCGATTCAGTTTACAGGCAAAAGGACACTTCAAAAAAGCAATTGCACCAAATAACGAACGCATTTTAATCCACACCAGTAATTTCAGGAAGGTGAAACGTACGGCTGATGTGATTAGGATTTTCGAAAAAGTACAGGCTGTTATTCCATCAAAACTTTTAATGGTAGGCGATGGACCTGAGCGTGCTTACGATGAGCAGCTTTGCAGATCGTTAAATATTTGTGAAAATGTAAGGTTTTTAGGTAAACAAGATGCAGTAGAAGAGATCTTATCCGTTTCAGATCTTTTCCTAATGCCATCAGAATCGGAGAGTTTTGGCTTGGCAGCATTAGAAGCAATGGCTTGTAAAGTGCCGGCAATTACTACAAATGCCGGAGGTTTGCCAGAGCTTAATGTTGACGGATTTTGTGGTTACATGAGCAATGTTGGAGATGTAGATGCGATGGCAGCCCATGCCATTGAAATATTAAAAGACGATGAAACACTGAACCGTTTCAAAGAAAATGCTTTTGCAAGGGCACAGGATTTTGATCTGAAAAAGATCCTACCAATTTATGTTAGCTATTATAAGGAAGTAATTGAAAACTCTTTGCAAGCTAAATATTAG
- a CDS encoding KTSC domain-containing protein, giving the protein MKKIVDYRKLLSVDKNAELKELKSVYRTLMKDCHPDKFQQEEEKLDAEARSKEIIEAYHFLVSIAPETREQNIETYTQTITLSNIQDFEYKQQVLNIQFFDGSAYEYFDVPKAIYVKLVNADSPGRFARRHIFNEFPYRNVARVAEPA; this is encoded by the coding sequence ATGAAGAAAATAGTTGATTACAGAAAGCTTTTGAGTGTAGATAAAAATGCTGAGTTAAAAGAGCTTAAATCTGTGTACCGCACATTGATGAAAGATTGTCACCCTGATAAATTTCAGCAGGAAGAAGAGAAATTAGATGCAGAAGCTAGAAGTAAAGAAATTATCGAAGCTTACCATTTCCTGGTAAGTATTGCGCCTGAAACACGTGAACAGAATATCGAAACGTATACGCAGACTATTACCTTATCGAATATTCAGGACTTCGAATACAAACAACAGGTTTTAAATATCCAGTTTTTTGACGGAAGTGCTTACGAATATTTCGATGTGCCAAAAGCGATCTACGTGAAATTGGTTAACGCCGATTCTCCAGGCCGTTTTGCCCGCAGACATATCTTTAATGAATTCCCGTATCGCAATGTAGCCAGGGTTGCAGAACCGGCATAA
- a CDS encoding phytanoyl-CoA dioxygenase family protein, translated as MDLAVKEREIRELGFSVVDDVFTDQEIENILAAINRADSTKETFRKSDDLFAIRQFLKEVPETIDLIFNHKLKHILKEVFGEDYFLVKSIYFDKPETSNWFVSYHQDLTISVNQKVEIAGFGPYTNKHKQFAVQPPLDILESNFTIRIHLDDTNEENGALKVIVNSHSKSIYRPETINWNVEKEISCNIKRGGVMIMKPLLLHSSGRTTNNQKRRVIHLEFSNKILPKELKWSEYLSLM; from the coding sequence ATGGATTTAGCGGTTAAGGAAAGAGAAATTCGCGAATTAGGATTTTCGGTGGTAGATGATGTATTTACAGATCAAGAAATTGAAAATATCCTAGCGGCGATTAACAGGGCAGATTCTACAAAAGAAACCTTTAGAAAATCGGACGATCTTTTTGCCATACGTCAATTTTTAAAAGAAGTTCCAGAAACAATAGATCTTATTTTCAATCACAAACTCAAACATATCTTAAAAGAGGTTTTTGGCGAAGATTATTTTCTTGTCAAATCGATCTATTTCGACAAACCAGAAACCTCAAATTGGTTTGTTTCCTATCATCAGGATTTAACAATTTCAGTTAATCAGAAAGTGGAAATAGCCGGATTTGGCCCGTACACCAACAAACACAAGCAGTTTGCTGTACAGCCTCCGCTTGATATCCTCGAAAGCAATTTCACCATACGCATCCATCTCGACGACACCAACGAGGAGAACGGCGCATTAAAAGTAATTGTCAATTCGCATAGTAAAAGCATTTACCGTCCCGAAACAATCAACTGGAATGTAGAAAAAGAAATAAGTTGCAACATAAAAAGAGGCGGGGTGATGATTATGAAACCGCTGCTCCTGCACAGTTCGGGCAGAACAACTAACAATCAAAAAAGAAGGGTAATTCATTTAGAGTTTAGCAACAAAATATTGCCAAAGGAATTAAAGTGGTCTGAATATTTGAGTTTAATGTGA
- a CDS encoding SRPBCC family protein, translated as MENFDWTKFTIKIAIKAKLEDMYNAWTKASEMEKWFLCEAEFSDENSVLLNKTQNVLKGDKYKWIWYLYDDIENGSITEANGKDQLQFTFAGECLVEIKLREEFEYVIVELTQKNIPLDDHAKRNIRLGCHNGWSFYLVNLKSVYEGGLDLRNKDNRFKPMLNN; from the coding sequence ATGGAAAACTTCGATTGGACCAAATTCACCATTAAGATTGCTATTAAAGCGAAACTTGAGGATATGTACAATGCCTGGACAAAAGCCAGCGAAATGGAGAAATGGTTTTTATGTGAGGCGGAATTCTCTGACGAAAACAGCGTATTGCTTAACAAAACACAAAACGTATTGAAAGGCGATAAATACAAATGGATCTGGTATCTCTATGATGATATTGAAAACGGAAGCATAACTGAAGCCAATGGCAAAGATCAGCTTCAGTTTACTTTTGCAGGCGAATGTTTGGTCGAGATTAAACTCAGAGAAGAGTTTGAATACGTAATTGTAGAGTTGACGCAAAAGAATATTCCCTTGGATGACCATGCAAAAAGAAATATTCGCTTAGGTTGCCACAACGGCTGGAGTTTTTATTTGGTTAATCTAAAATCTGTTTACGAAGGTGGCTTGGACTTAAGAAATAAGGATAACCGCTTTAAGCCCATGTTGAATAATTGA
- a CDS encoding lactonase family protein, protein MKKFSSLLALTILSTLTFAQKTNYNLIVGTYTAPGKSEGIYTYNFNVLTATATVKSIAKNTANPSYVAVSPDNQFVYAVNETGATSTVSAFKYNVVTGALTFLNKVDSQGADPCFITVDAKNVIVANYSGGSLAVFSRKTDGTLTDALQTIKHTGKSIDPKGRQESAHVHMVKFTPDHKYLIVNDLGEDQTYIYNYNPTSKEKILTLKSVIKTTAGTGPRHITFSPNGKFAYLAHEFNGRITVFSYSNGSLTKIQEIGTTPKDFSGKIDGADIHVSADGKFLYETNRGDANSISTFSILPTGKLKFIETVSTLGKGPRNFTIDPTGKFLLIGHQYTNNIVIFSRNKTTGKLTDSGKRIDVGAPVCLVFN, encoded by the coding sequence ATGAAAAAATTTAGTTCATTACTTGCGCTCACCATACTATCTACCTTAACATTTGCTCAAAAAACCAACTACAACCTGATTGTAGGTACCTATACAGCACCGGGAAAAAGCGAAGGGATTTATACTTATAACTTCAATGTTTTAACAGCGACTGCTACTGTAAAAAGCATTGCAAAAAACACCGCTAATCCAAGTTACGTAGCCGTTTCACCCGATAATCAATTTGTTTATGCCGTTAATGAAACCGGAGCTACCAGCACAGTAAGTGCTTTTAAATACAATGTAGTAACTGGCGCTTTAACTTTTTTAAATAAAGTAGATAGCCAAGGTGCCGATCCATGTTTTATTACCGTTGATGCCAAAAATGTAATTGTGGCCAATTATAGCGGCGGCAGTTTGGCGGTATTTTCACGAAAAACAGACGGGACTTTAACTGACGCTTTACAAACGATCAAACATACCGGAAAAAGCATCGATCCTAAAGGCAGGCAAGAAAGCGCACATGTACATATGGTTAAATTTACGCCAGACCATAAATATTTAATTGTTAATGATTTGGGCGAAGATCAAACTTATATTTACAATTATAACCCTACCTCAAAAGAAAAAATATTAACCCTTAAGTCGGTAATTAAAACCACCGCAGGCACTGGCCCGAGGCACATCACTTTTAGTCCAAATGGAAAATTCGCCTATTTAGCACATGAATTTAATGGCCGCATAACAGTTTTCTCTTATTCGAATGGAAGCTTAACCAAAATTCAGGAAATTGGCACTACGCCGAAAGATTTTAGCGGAAAAATTGATGGTGCCGATATCCATGTTTCGGCTGATGGAAAATTTCTTTACGAAACCAACCGTGGAGATGCCAATAGCATATCTACCTTTTCAATTCTGCCTACCGGAAAATTGAAATTCATCGAAACGGTAAGCACGCTGGGTAAAGGACCAAGGAACTTCACGATTGATCCGACTGGAAAATTTCTATTGATCGGCCATCAATACACCAACAACATCGTTATTTTTAGCCGAAATAAAACCACTGGCAAATTAACCGATAGCGGTAAACGCATTGATGTTGGCGCACCAGTTTGTTTGGTTTTTAATTAA
- a CDS encoding pseudouridine synthase, producing MINKNNRNSRDDKSKPGSRRTEGRSNSAGSDRRRSDDKDSKFKKSSDSKDGFRSRSTDSKDFKSKSFGDKKDFKPRSGGRDFKSKDSEPQSFKFGDREFKSKDTGSTLEDRGFKSRGDGSREYKPRTGDRDFKSREGGSRDYKPRTGDRDFKPREGGARDYKPRTGERDFKSKDGDSRDFKPRTGGYKDFKSRGKSDGFKPSAGSSRDVKPREPKDGDIRPFRKREEAQPRDTEFNRPQRTVITQGRKTNEDKGLIRLNRYISNAGICSRRKADELIAAGIITVNGEAITELGHKVDPAKDLVRYNGELLKREKKVYVLLNKPKDYITTTDDPQERRTVMQLVDKASRERIYPVGRLDRNTTGLLLMTNDGDLADKLSHPKNGITKIYNVELDKSLSQGDLNKIAFGLELEDGLIKPDNISYVAGGTKKEIGIQIHSGKNRIVRRIFEHLGYNVEKLDRVVYGNLTKKDLPRGRWRYLEDHELIQIKHLIK from the coding sequence ATGATAAATAAAAACAACAGGAACAGTCGGGATGACAAGTCCAAACCAGGCAGCCGGAGAACAGAAGGCAGAAGTAATTCGGCCGGATCTGACAGAAGAAGATCAGACGACAAAGACAGCAAATTCAAAAAATCATCCGATTCGAAGGATGGCTTCAGATCTAGAAGCACAGACAGTAAAGATTTCAAATCAAAATCTTTCGGAGACAAAAAAGATTTCAAACCAAGATCAGGCGGACGTGATTTCAAATCGAAAGATTCAGAACCACAGAGTTTCAAATTTGGCGATCGTGAGTTTAAATCAAAAGATACTGGTTCAACTTTAGAAGACCGCGGCTTCAAATCAAGAGGTGATGGATCAAGAGAATATAAACCAAGAACCGGGGATAGAGATTTCAAATCAAGAGAAGGAGGTTCAAGAGATTATAAACCCAGAACAGGTGACAGAGACTTTAAACCAAGAGAAGGTGGAGCAAGAGATTACAAGCCAAGAACAGGAGAACGCGATTTCAAATCTAAGGATGGAGATTCGAGAGATTTTAAACCGAGAACTGGTGGATACAAGGATTTCAAATCGAGAGGTAAATCAGATGGCTTTAAACCAAGTGCCGGAAGCTCAAGAGATGTAAAGCCAAGAGAACCGAAAGATGGCGATATCCGTCCGTTTAGAAAACGTGAAGAGGCACAGCCAAGAGATACAGAATTTAACCGCCCACAGCGTACTGTAATTACCCAAGGCCGCAAAACAAATGAAGATAAAGGCCTAATTCGCCTGAACAGATATATTTCAAATGCAGGCATCTGCTCCCGTCGTAAGGCTGATGAGCTAATTGCTGCCGGGATTATTACGGTAAACGGCGAAGCCATTACCGAATTAGGACATAAAGTTGATCCTGCAAAAGATTTAGTGCGCTATAATGGTGAACTATTGAAGCGTGAAAAGAAAGTTTACGTTTTATTGAATAAACCAAAAGATTACATCACCACTACCGACGATCCGCAGGAGCGCCGTACGGTAATGCAATTGGTTGACAAAGCGAGCCGTGAGCGCATTTATCCGGTAGGCCGTTTAGACCGTAATACAACAGGTTTATTGTTGATGACAAACGATGGTGATTTAGCAGATAAATTATCTCATCCTAAAAACGGGATTACCAAAATTTACAATGTTGAATTGGATAAATCTTTATCGCAAGGTGATTTAAACAAAATTGCTTTTGGTTTAGAGCTGGAAGATGGACTGATCAAACCCGATAACATTTCTTATGTTGCAGGCGGAACCAAAAAAGAAATCGGCATCCAGATCCACAGTGGTAAAAACAGAATTGTTCGCCGTATTTTCGAACACCTGGGTTATAATGTAGAAAAATTAGACCGTGTAGTATATGGTAATCTGACTAAGAAAGACCTGCCACGTGGCAGATGGCGTTATCTTGAAGATCATGAATTGATCCAGATTAAACACTTAATAAAATAA
- a CDS encoding lytic transglycosylase domain-containing protein: MLKKHIVPFAVVATLFILAKVFAYQMPLAQKSLLKEEKLNTTIPKSDSLKVENAEKPLSLMAQLNFADETLPLGDKKVERKMKKILAAHTYGNTQTNKLHAKAAKWFPVIEPILAAYGIPNDFKYLALVESGMAEGVSPKGAAGIWQFMPGTARTYGLRVNGNVDERYNLRKSTIAACKYIKEMYQGLESWTLVAAAYNIGDGRLRKQIDNQNQDNYYKMKLNRETGGYVYKVISMKQIMEHPKRYGYAKPRVLLAYNGE, translated from the coding sequence ATGTTAAAGAAACACATCGTACCATTTGCGGTAGTGGCAACACTATTTATCTTGGCAAAAGTGTTCGCTTACCAAATGCCCTTAGCACAAAAAAGTCTTTTAAAAGAAGAAAAATTAAACACTACAATACCCAAATCTGATAGCCTAAAAGTTGAAAATGCGGAAAAGCCGCTATCTTTAATGGCACAGTTAAATTTTGCAGATGAAACCCTGCCATTAGGCGATAAAAAGGTAGAACGCAAAATGAAAAAAATCCTTGCAGCACACACTTACGGAAACACACAAACCAATAAATTGCATGCAAAAGCTGCAAAATGGTTTCCTGTAATTGAGCCAATTCTTGCTGCCTACGGAATTCCCAACGATTTTAAGTATTTGGCCTTGGTCGAATCTGGAATGGCGGAAGGGGTTTCTCCAAAAGGTGCAGCCGGAATCTGGCAGTTTATGCCAGGCACAGCCCGTACCTATGGATTAAGAGTAAACGGGAATGTTGATGAACGCTATAACTTGCGTAAATCGACTATCGCTGCCTGCAAATACATTAAAGAAATGTATCAGGGACTAGAAAGCTGGACTTTAGTTGCTGCAGCTTACAACATTGGCGACGGACGCCTGCGCAAGCAAATCGATAATCAAAATCAGGATAATTATTACAAAATGAAGCTGAACCGCGAAACCGGTGGCTATGTTTATAAAGTAATCTCCATGAAACAGATTATGGAACATCCGAAACGTTACGGTTACGCAAAACCGAGAGTATTATTGGCCTACAACGGCGAATAA